The Arthrobacter sp. PM3 genome contains the following window.
TGCTGCGGATGGGCAAGGCCACCGTGGGTGCCACCTTCTCTCTGGACCGCGAACCGTCCTTCGCCATGGTGTCCGAGAAGTACGGGCCGGACTCGGACCAGTACCGCGGCGTGCTGGCCATGTACGTATTCGGCACGCTGTTCGGCGCCGTGTTCATCACGCTGCTGACTTCCCTGGTGGCCAACTGGAAGATCTTCGACCCGCTGGCGCTGGCCATGGGCGCTGGCGTGGGGTCAGGGTCCATGATGGCCGCGTCCGCCGCGAGCATCATCGCCGCCTACCCTGAGGACCAGGAAGCGATCCTGGGCATGGCCGCCGTATCCAACCTGATCACCACCGTCCTGGGCGTCTACGTGGGCATTTACCTGGCGCTGCCGCTGGCAGACAAGTTCTACAAATTCCTGACCCGCAAGCAGGTGAGCCGCGAGCTGGTTGCAGCCGGGGCCGCCGGGTCAACCCGCAGTGCGGCCGACGTGGAGCGCGAGGCGGCGCAGGAGGAAGAAAACCGGCGGTTCCGTGAGAGGGTGGCCGAGTCCTCCGCCGAGATCAAGCTGCCGCTGTGGCTCTCCTTGTCCGTCCTGACCGTTCTGGGCATCGGAACCGCCGCGGTGGCGGCGAAGGGGCTGAGCCTGTCCATCGTGGTGGGGTACGTCATCCTGCTGGCACTGGTCCTGGTCAGCATCGGCCTGGCCAAGGTCACCCGGAAGATCTCCGCCATCGTGTTCATCACCACCATTGGCGCGTACATCTCCAGCCCGTGGTTCTTCGGCGCGGGTGCTCTGACCGCCGCGGTCAAGACCGTGGACTTCCTCTCCATCGCCACGGTGATGCTGACCCTGGCCGGCCTGTCCCTGGGCAAGGACATCCCGCTGCTGAAAAACATCGGCTGGAAGATCATCCCGGTGGGACTGGTGGCGATCACGGCCTCATTCCTGCTCTCCACGGTAATCGCGGAGTTCGCACTGGGGTTCTGGAACTGAGGTAGGTGCCCGGCCGCCTTGCTGGCGGCCTAAGCCGAGCGGACGACGGCGGGAGGGTACCTGCCGTCGTCCGCTTTGCTTTGGGTCGGGTCGCCTGCCGGTGGACCGACAGGCGACCGTTTCCGTGGCCGCTGTTGAAGGGAAGCCTGCCGTTGCGTCGTTAATGGTCGGCAGATAGCGGACCTTCTGTCATGTGTCGTCTCACGGAGCTCATGGCGGCAACTAGCTGGCGAACTGATTTACAGGGATTTCCCCTATGTATCAGCTGGCATTCCTCACGCCATGCCGTCCCAGAATCGGCGCAATCCCCGGGGCACTTCACGGGTATCAGTGCATCTCATGTCTATCCATGTCCGTGGTGCGTGCTCACCTGGTGATCACAGTGGCGAAATAGCTAACTGACTCCAGCCCAGTTCTTCATCCAGGACTTACCCTCTGAACTCCAGATGATCTTGGTCATCATGGTCTGTTCAAACATGATTGTCATCCTGTGGTAAGCATCCAGGACAGCTTCCTGCAATGGCTGGGAGTCTTCCAGCTTCGCGACGCTGAGTCCTTGCTCTTCAGCCTCCTTGACCCCGATCCTGCGCCCATGGCTCTTGTGCCGCGAGGCATCGTTGAAATGCTGCGCAACCCGTTGCCCTCGGGCTTTAGCGTCCGTCTCATTAGCGAACATGTAGTCCGTCAACCAGTTCGCAACAATTTCCTCTGAGTAAGCAAGAGCGTTCGAAGCCTCTTGCAGCAACGCGGGGCCGAGTGAACTAGTCACCGGCGCCCACGCATGGGCGGCTATCGGATTCGCTGAGA
Protein-coding sequences here:
- a CDS encoding DUF3100 domain-containing protein, translated to MSTVTTARTDTAGTRLTIPIAALAFVIALAVQFIGQAKIDLGIGAIIIFPMVWGLILGLLVSVQKFKPLGIDLQRVAAALVGVAVLLLVARLAFNIGPSLPTLLKAGPALLLQEVGHLLGTIVLALPLAVLLRMGKATVGATFSLDREPSFAMVSEKYGPDSDQYRGVLAMYVFGTLFGAVFITLLTSLVANWKIFDPLALAMGAGVGSGSMMAASAASIIAAYPEDQEAILGMAAVSNLITTVLGVYVGIYLALPLADKFYKFLTRKQVSRELVAAGAAGSTRSAADVEREAAQEEENRRFRERVAESSAEIKLPLWLSLSVLTVLGIGTAAVAAKGLSLSIVVGYVILLALVLVSIGLAKVTRKISAIVFITTIGAYISSPWFFGAGALTAAVKTVDFLSIATVMLTLAGLSLGKDIPLLKNIGWKIIPVGLVAITASFLLSTVIAEFALGFWN